Proteins encoded by one window of Nocardioides euryhalodurans:
- the rplI gene encoding 50S ribosomal protein L9, giving the protein MKIILTQEVSGLGGPGDVVEVKDGYGRNYLLPRGDAIRWSKGAERTAESIKAARSSRAVRDEQHAVEIKTRLEAEPVAVKVKAGESGRLFGAVTSADIAAALGEASGESVDRRTIAIGNPIKSLGSHEVSVKLHDEVAARVTLNVIPA; this is encoded by the coding sequence ATGAAGATCATCCTGACCCAGGAGGTCTCCGGCCTCGGTGGCCCCGGCGACGTCGTCGAGGTGAAGGACGGCTACGGCCGCAACTACCTCCTGCCCCGCGGCGACGCGATCCGCTGGAGCAAGGGCGCGGAGCGGACTGCCGAGTCGATCAAGGCCGCGCGCTCCTCGCGTGCGGTCCGCGACGAGCAGCACGCCGTCGAGATCAAGACCCGCCTCGAGGCCGAGCCCGTCGCGGTGAAGGTCAAGGCCGGCGAGAGCGGTCGCCTCTTCGGCGCCGTGACCTCCGCCGACATCGCTGCTGCCCTGGGCGAGGCGTCCGGCGAGAGCGTCGACCGTCGCACCATCGCGATCGGCAACCCGATCAAGTCGCTGGGCTCCCACGAGGTGTCGGTCAAGCTGCACGACGAGGTGGCAGCCAGGGTCACGCTCAACGTGATCCCGGCCTGA
- a CDS encoding deoxyribonuclease IV, translating into MQIGAHVDQTDPIAEAGARSAPLVQFFLGDPQGYKGPEIRYAGGTDGLRDDAAAAGVDLYVHAPYIVNVATTNNRIRIPSRKLLQQHVDAATAIGAKGLIVHGGHVNKDDDPETGFDNWRKAVDAVDLTLPLLIENTAGGDNAMTRYLERIRGVWDAISSCEQADLVGFCLDTCHAHAGGNPLETVVDDVRAITGRIDLVHCNDSRDDFDSGADRHANFGAGRIDPDLLAAVVRDAGAPVVCETPGGADEHVADFEWLRERL; encoded by the coding sequence ATGCAGATCGGAGCCCACGTCGACCAGACCGACCCGATCGCCGAGGCCGGGGCCCGCAGCGCCCCGCTGGTGCAGTTCTTCCTCGGTGACCCGCAGGGCTACAAGGGCCCCGAGATCCGGTACGCCGGGGGCACCGACGGCCTCCGCGACGACGCAGCCGCCGCCGGGGTCGACCTCTACGTGCACGCCCCCTACATCGTGAACGTGGCCACCACCAACAACCGGATCCGGATCCCCAGCCGCAAGCTGCTCCAGCAGCACGTCGACGCGGCGACCGCGATCGGCGCCAAGGGGCTGATCGTCCACGGCGGCCACGTCAACAAGGACGACGACCCCGAGACCGGCTTCGACAACTGGCGCAAGGCCGTCGACGCGGTCGACCTCACGCTGCCGCTGCTGATCGAGAACACCGCCGGCGGCGACAACGCCATGACGCGCTACCTCGAGCGGATCCGGGGCGTCTGGGACGCGATCTCCTCCTGCGAGCAGGCCGACCTGGTCGGCTTCTGCCTCGACACCTGCCACGCCCACGCGGGCGGCAACCCCCTCGAGACGGTCGTCGACGACGTCCGGGCGATCACCGGCCGGATCGACCTGGTGCACTGCAACGACAGCCGCGACGACTTCGACTCCGGCGCCGACCGGCACGCCAACTTCGGCGCCGGGCGGATCGACCCCGACCTGCTCGCCGCCGTCGTCCGCGACGCCGGTGCCCCCGTCGTGTGCGAGACCCCGGGTGGCGCCGACGAGCACGTCGCGGACTTCGAGTGGCTCCGCGAGCGGCTCTGA
- a CDS encoding single-stranded DNA-binding protein, whose amino-acid sequence MAGETVITVVGNLVDDPELRFTPSGAAVANFRIASTPRTFDRQTNEWKDGDALFLSCAVWRQAAENVAESLQKGMRVVVQGRLKSRQYETREGEKRTVFEIDVEEVGPSLKYATAKVTRAQRSGGGGGYGSAPQGGGGGGGQADPWATNAPQGGGAGGGQGGGQADPWGAPAGGGSDEPPF is encoded by the coding sequence ATGGCAGGCGAGACCGTCATCACCGTCGTCGGCAACCTCGTCGACGACCCGGAGCTGCGCTTCACCCCCTCGGGTGCGGCCGTGGCCAACTTCCGGATCGCGTCGACGCCGCGGACCTTCGACCGCCAGACCAACGAGTGGAAGGACGGCGACGCGCTGTTCCTCTCCTGCGCGGTGTGGCGCCAGGCCGCGGAGAACGTCGCGGAGTCCCTCCAGAAGGGGATGCGCGTGGTGGTGCAGGGCCGGCTCAAGTCGCGTCAGTACGAGACCCGTGAGGGCGAGAAGCGCACCGTCTTCGAGATCGACGTCGAAGAGGTGGGCCCGTCGCTGAAGTACGCCACGGCGAAGGTCACCCGGGCCCAGCGCTCCGGCGGTGGCGGCGGCTACGGCTCCGCTCCGCAGGGCGGTGGCGGCGGTGGCGGCCAGGCCGACCCGTGGGCGACCAACGCCCCGCAGGGCGGCGGCGCCGGCGGCGGCCAGGGTGGCGGCCAGGCCGACCCGTGGGGCGCTCCCGCGGGCGGCGGCTCGGACGAGCCTCCCTTCTGA
- a CDS encoding alanine racemase, with amino-acid sequence MALTLTVDGDRWRQHLRAVAEATPGLVPVCKGNGYGFGLGRLARRAGWLRDQGFDVDTIAVGTYEELPEVAQRYSGDLLVLTPWRPFGAALELPAELSGRVVHTVSREQDLVDLLGRQPGARFVLEHLTSMLRHGMTGRQLRTAADHLAGARAGRLEGIALHLPLAQGSHLGEVHRLLNDVVAAGLAPTTIWVSHLTPEELATLRASYADFRIRPRIGTDLWLGDRGALRVTATVLDVHEVDRGDVFGYRGRTAPKAGHLLVVSGGTAHGIGLESPTGDSSLKARAATLARGGLDAVGFVRSPFTIDGKQRLFAEPPHMQASMLFLPHGPRVPQVGEEVEVRVRYTATGFDRVLVS; translated from the coding sequence ATGGCGCTCACCCTGACTGTCGACGGCGATCGCTGGCGGCAGCACCTGCGCGCGGTGGCGGAGGCGACACCGGGGCTGGTGCCGGTCTGCAAGGGCAACGGCTACGGCTTCGGGCTGGGCCGGCTCGCCCGGCGCGCCGGCTGGCTGCGGGACCAGGGCTTCGACGTCGACACCATCGCCGTCGGCACCTACGAGGAGCTGCCCGAGGTCGCCCAGCGCTACTCAGGCGACCTGCTCGTCCTCACCCCGTGGCGGCCCTTCGGCGCCGCGCTGGAGCTGCCGGCCGAGCTCTCCGGCCGGGTGGTCCACACGGTCAGCCGCGAGCAGGACCTCGTCGACCTGCTGGGCCGGCAGCCCGGGGCCCGGTTCGTGCTCGAGCACCTCACCAGCATGCTGCGCCACGGCATGACCGGCCGGCAGCTGCGCACCGCGGCCGACCACCTGGCCGGCGCCCGGGCGGGCCGGCTGGAGGGGATCGCGCTGCACCTCCCGCTGGCGCAGGGCTCCCACCTCGGCGAGGTACACCGGTTGCTCAACGACGTCGTCGCCGCCGGACTGGCGCCGACGACGATCTGGGTCAGCCACCTCACCCCCGAGGAGCTGGCGACGCTCCGCGCGTCGTACGCCGACTTCCGGATCCGGCCTCGGATCGGCACCGACCTGTGGCTCGGTGACCGGGGCGCGCTGCGGGTGACCGCGACCGTGCTCGACGTCCACGAGGTCGACCGCGGCGACGTGTTCGGCTACCGCGGCCGTACCGCTCCCAAGGCCGGCCACCTGCTCGTCGTCAGCGGCGGCACCGCCCACGGCATCGGGCTGGAGTCCCCCACCGGTGACAGCAGCCTCAAGGCGCGGGCCGCGACCCTGGCCCGCGGTGGCCTCGACGCGGTCGGCTTCGTGCGCAGCCCGTTCACCATCGACGGCAAGCAGCGGCTCTTCGCCGAGCCACCCCACATGCAGGCCTCGATGCTCTTCCTCCCGCACGGCCCCCGGGTGCCGCAGGTCGGTGAGGAGGTCGAGGTACGGGTGCGCTACACCGCGACCGGTTTCGACCGCGTCCTCGTCAGCTGA
- the rpsF gene encoding 30S ribosomal protein S6 — MRAYEVMVILDPSLEERTVEPSLDKYLNVIRKDGGSVDNVDVWGRRRLAYEINKNAEGIYAVIQLNAEPATVKEFNRQLGLNEAVLRTKVLRPTA, encoded by the coding sequence ATGCGTGCCTATGAAGTGATGGTCATCCTCGACCCCAGCCTCGAAGAGCGCACCGTCGAGCCGTCGCTCGACAAGTACCTCAACGTGATCCGCAAGGACGGTGGCAGCGTCGACAACGTCGACGTCTGGGGCCGTCGGCGCCTGGCGTACGAGATCAACAAGAACGCCGAAGGCATCTACGCCGTGATCCAGCTGAACGCCGAGCCCGCCACGGTCAAGGAGTTCAACCGCCAGCTCGGTCTCAACGAGGCCGTGCTCCGTACGAAGGTGCTGCGCCCCACGGCCTGA
- the rpsR gene encoding 30S ribosomal protein S18, whose amino-acid sequence MAKAVIRKPKKKVCQFCKEKATVVDYKDTTLLRKFISDRGKIRARRVTGNCVQHQRDVAIAVKNARELALLPYTSTGR is encoded by the coding sequence ATGGCCAAGGCAGTGATTCGCAAGCCCAAGAAGAAGGTTTGCCAGTTCTGCAAGGAGAAGGCGACCGTCGTCGACTACAAGGACACGACGCTGCTCCGCAAGTTCATCTCCGACCGCGGCAAGATCCGCGCCCGTCGGGTGACCGGCAACTGCGTCCAGCACCAGCGGGACGTGGCGATCGCGGTCAAGAACGCCCGCGAGCTCGCCCTGCTGCCCTACACGTCCACCGGTCGCTGA
- a CDS encoding transglycosylase domain-containing protein has translation MTKKPKRPVKKGSRLRRAGKWLLVLALVGTLVAVAGFVVLYQAIAVPDPNEDFETQTSFVYYADGEQQIGTFATQNRESIPLDQMPDSMKDAVVAAENRTFWTDQGIDPRGILRAAFSNARGNSTQGASTITQQYVKILYLTQEQTLTRKIKEAIISLKLQRDVSKEEILEGYLNTIYFGRGAYGVQAAAKAYFDIEAKDLNLRQSAVLATVLNNPSGYDPANGKQARADLKERYQYVLSGMAEEGMVPAGEAERAARRLPAFPEIEQESQYGGQRGHVLTMVRDELVKLGFKEDEIEGGGLRVTTTFTRKAMTAAQEGVQEVRPTGLPAAIPGVEEGNTEPGSGDKDLHVGVASVEPGTGAVRGFYGGQDYLDSQINWAVAGGQAGSTMKASALVASVEDGFSIKDTFEGNSPIVLPDGTDFENQGDTDYGSSISMIEATENSVNTAFIDMTMSMENGPQKVVDAANRLGIPPAEAGRRGPGFPSTSPGLEPNAGVALGSATVSPINMANAYATIANQGRAAEPYIIEKVVDQSGETRYQHRVADTEAVEQDIAKDVSFALQQVVESGSGTAALALDRPAAGKTGTATTGEGAVSSAWFAGYTPQLSTAVMYVRGKGNEQLQGWLPEYFGGSYPAETWTAVMQRALEGMPVEQLPEPVYVDGDAPDEGHEPYTPPPSPTQTQAPSPTQTKQPSPTQEPTPTQEPTPTEEPTTPTEEPTTPTEEPEPTCGGPLQPPCETEDPPGNSGGGSGGGGSGGGGGGGGGGTAPATRERYDS, from the coding sequence ATGACGAAGAAGCCGAAGCGACCCGTGAAGAAGGGCTCGCGGCTGCGCCGTGCCGGCAAGTGGCTGCTGGTGCTGGCTCTCGTCGGCACCCTCGTGGCCGTGGCCGGCTTCGTCGTCCTCTACCAGGCGATCGCCGTCCCCGACCCCAACGAGGACTTCGAGACCCAGACGAGCTTCGTCTACTACGCCGACGGTGAGCAGCAGATCGGCACCTTCGCGACCCAGAACCGCGAGTCGATCCCGCTCGACCAGATGCCCGACTCGATGAAGGACGCCGTCGTCGCGGCGGAGAACCGCACCTTCTGGACCGACCAGGGCATCGACCCCCGGGGCATCCTGCGCGCGGCCTTCAGCAACGCCCGCGGCAACTCCACGCAGGGCGCGTCGACGATCACCCAGCAGTACGTGAAGATCCTCTACCTGACGCAGGAGCAGACGCTCACCCGCAAGATCAAGGAAGCGATCATCTCCCTCAAGCTGCAGCGCGACGTCAGCAAGGAGGAGATCCTCGAGGGCTACCTCAACACCATCTACTTCGGGCGCGGCGCCTACGGCGTCCAGGCCGCGGCCAAGGCGTACTTCGACATCGAGGCCAAGGACCTGAACCTGCGGCAGAGCGCGGTGCTGGCCACCGTGCTCAACAACCCGTCCGGCTACGACCCCGCCAACGGCAAGCAGGCGAGGGCGGACCTCAAGGAGCGCTACCAGTACGTGCTGTCCGGCATGGCCGAGGAGGGCATGGTCCCGGCGGGCGAGGCCGAGCGGGCGGCCCGCCGGCTGCCGGCCTTCCCGGAGATCGAGCAGGAGAGCCAGTACGGCGGCCAGCGCGGCCACGTGCTGACGATGGTCCGCGACGAGCTGGTCAAGCTCGGCTTCAAGGAGGACGAGATCGAGGGCGGCGGGCTCCGCGTCACCACGACGTTCACGCGCAAGGCGATGACGGCCGCGCAGGAGGGCGTGCAGGAGGTCCGGCCCACGGGACTCCCCGCCGCGATCCCCGGCGTGGAGGAGGGCAACACCGAGCCCGGCTCGGGCGACAAGGACCTGCACGTCGGCGTGGCCAGCGTCGAGCCCGGCACCGGCGCCGTCCGTGGCTTCTACGGCGGCCAGGACTACCTCGACTCCCAGATCAACTGGGCGGTCGCGGGCGGCCAGGCTGGGTCGACCATGAAGGCCTCCGCGCTCGTCGCCTCCGTCGAGGACGGCTTCTCCATCAAGGACACCTTCGAGGGCAACTCCCCGATCGTGCTCCCCGACGGCACCGACTTCGAGAACCAGGGCGACACCGACTACGGCTCGTCGATCTCGATGATCGAGGCGACCGAGAACTCCGTGAACACCGCCTTCATCGACATGACCATGTCGATGGAGAACGGACCCCAGAAGGTCGTCGACGCCGCGAACCGGCTCGGCATCCCGCCGGCCGAGGCCGGGCGCCGGGGGCCGGGCTTCCCCAGCACCTCGCCGGGCCTCGAGCCCAACGCGGGCGTCGCGCTGGGCAGCGCCACGGTGAGCCCGATCAACATGGCCAACGCCTACGCCACGATCGCCAACCAGGGCCGGGCGGCCGAGCCGTACATCATCGAGAAGGTCGTCGACCAGAGCGGTGAGACCCGCTACCAGCACCGGGTCGCCGACACCGAGGCGGTCGAGCAGGACATCGCCAAGGACGTCAGCTTCGCGCTGCAGCAGGTCGTCGAGAGCGGCTCCGGCACGGCCGCGCTGGCGCTCGACCGGCCGGCGGCCGGCAAGACCGGCACCGCCACCACCGGGGAGGGCGCCGTGTCCTCGGCGTGGTTCGCGGGCTACACGCCGCAGCTGAGCACGGCCGTGATGTACGTCCGGGGCAAGGGCAACGAGCAGCTTCAGGGCTGGCTGCCGGAGTACTTCGGTGGCTCCTACCCGGCCGAGACCTGGACCGCCGTGATGCAGCGGGCGCTGGAGGGGATGCCGGTCGAACAGCTTCCCGAGCCGGTCTACGTCGACGGCGACGCGCCGGACGAGGGCCACGAGCCGTACACGCCGCCGCCGAGCCCGACCCAGACGCAGGCGCCGAGCCCGACCCAGACCAAGCAGCCGAGCCCGACGCAGGAGCCGACGCCGACGCAGGAGCCGACGCCGACCGAGGAGCCGACGACGCCGACCGAGGAGCCGACGACGCCGACCGAGGAGCCCGAGCCGACCTGTGGCGGACCCCTCCAGCCGCCGTGCGAGACCGAGGACCCGCCCGGCAACAGCGGCGGCGGCTCCGGCGGTGGCGGCTCCGGCGGTGGTGGCGGGGGTGGCGGCGGCGGCACGGCCCCGGCCACCCGCGAGCGCTACGACTCGTGA
- a CDS encoding inositol-3-phosphate synthase — protein sequence MGAVRVAIVGVGNCATSLIQGVEYYKDADPAGTVPGLMHVMFGDYHVSDVEFVAAFDVDDMKVGKDLSEAINASQNNTIKICDVPTLGVEVQRGHTLDGLGKYYRETIEESAAEPVDVVATLKERQVDVMVSYLPVGSEEADKFYAQCAIDAGVGFVNALPVFIASDPEWAKKFEDAGVPIVGDDIKSQVGATITHRVMAKLFEDRGVALDRTYQLNVGGNMDFKNMLERDRLESKKVSKTQAVTSNLQGELAGKVSDRNVHIGPSDYVQWLDDRKWAYVRLEGRAFGDAPLNLEYKLEVWDSPNSAGIIIDAIRAAKIAKDRGLGGPLIGASSYLMKSPPVQLPDEEGRRRVEAFITGEE from the coding sequence ATGGGTGCGGTACGAGTAGCAATCGTCGGTGTGGGCAACTGCGCCACGTCCCTGATCCAGGGCGTTGAGTACTACAAGGACGCTGACCCGGCCGGCACCGTGCCCGGCCTGATGCACGTCATGTTCGGCGACTACCACGTCTCCGACGTGGAGTTCGTCGCGGCGTTCGACGTCGACGACATGAAGGTCGGCAAGGACCTCTCCGAGGCCATCAACGCCTCCCAGAACAACACCATCAAGATCTGCGACGTCCCCACGCTGGGCGTCGAGGTGCAGCGCGGCCACACGCTCGACGGCCTCGGGAAGTACTACCGGGAGACCATCGAGGAGTCGGCCGCCGAGCCGGTCGACGTCGTCGCGACGCTCAAGGAGCGCCAGGTCGACGTGATGGTGTCCTACCTGCCGGTGGGCTCGGAGGAGGCGGACAAGTTCTACGCGCAGTGCGCCATCGACGCCGGCGTCGGCTTCGTCAACGCGCTGCCGGTCTTCATCGCCTCCGACCCCGAGTGGGCCAAGAAGTTCGAGGACGCCGGCGTCCCGATCGTGGGCGACGACATCAAGAGCCAGGTCGGCGCGACCATCACCCACCGGGTGATGGCCAAGCTGTTCGAGGACCGCGGCGTGGCCCTCGACCGGACCTACCAGCTCAACGTCGGCGGCAACATGGACTTCAAGAACATGCTGGAGCGCGACCGCCTGGAGTCCAAGAAGGTCTCCAAGACCCAGGCCGTCACCTCGAACCTCCAGGGCGAGCTCGCCGGCAAGGTCAGCGACCGCAACGTCCACATCGGCCCGTCCGACTACGTGCAGTGGCTCGACGACCGCAAGTGGGCCTACGTCCGGCTCGAGGGCCGCGCCTTCGGTGACGCCCCGCTCAACCTCGAGTACAAGCTCGAGGTCTGGGACTCCCCCAACTCGGCGGGCATCATCATCGACGCGATCCGCGCGGCGAAGATCGCCAAGGACCGTGGGCTCGGCGGCCCGCTCATCGGGGCGTCGTCGTACCTCATGAAGAGCCCGCCGGTGCAGCTCCCCGACGAGGAGGGCCGTCGACGCGTGGAGGCCTTCATCACGGGCGAGGAGTGA
- a CDS encoding PadR family transcriptional regulator, which translates to MTRRGETIELAVLGLLHEGPMHGYELRKRLNLMLGWGRVLSYGSLYPALKKMLRAGLIEDTKEATTSRRPRIAYQLTEAGNVEFQRLMSEVGPTAWEDDTFDIRFAFFGRTDMEIRLRVLEGRRSRLQERLEKVQKQLAMTQEEVDRYAAELQRHGVESVEREVRWLSELINAERTEGQRDIPPGQKTNTGQSQG; encoded by the coding sequence ATGACACGTCGTGGCGAGACCATCGAGCTGGCAGTCCTCGGACTGCTGCACGAGGGTCCGATGCACGGCTACGAGCTGCGCAAGCGGCTCAACCTGATGCTCGGGTGGGGGCGGGTGCTGTCCTACGGCTCCCTCTACCCGGCGCTGAAGAAGATGCTGCGCGCCGGCCTGATCGAGGATACGAAGGAAGCCACGACCAGCCGACGGCCCCGGATCGCCTACCAGCTGACCGAGGCCGGCAACGTCGAGTTCCAGCGACTGATGTCGGAGGTCGGCCCGACCGCGTGGGAGGACGACACCTTCGACATCCGGTTCGCGTTCTTCGGCCGGACCGACATGGAGATCCGGCTGCGGGTGCTCGAGGGACGGCGCAGCCGGCTGCAGGAGCGGCTGGAGAAGGTGCAGAAGCAGCTGGCGATGACGCAGGAGGAGGTCGACCGCTACGCGGCCGAGCTCCAGCGTCACGGCGTCGAGTCGGTCGAGCGCGAGGTGCGCTGGCTGTCCGAGCTGATCAACGCCGAACGGACCGAGGGCCAGCGGGACATCCCGCCCGGCCAGAAGACGAACACGGGTCAGTCGCAGGGCTGA
- a CDS encoding glycosyltransferase family 87 protein, translating to MGALSEGVGGPVGEHAGRHPWWTPVRVLLVLTAVCFALGMVQKTSCYQDAWQDGEQRYAHMCYSDIPYLYTGRGLAELSWPYTGDEQVRARYEVMEYPAGITYWAWGTAWATHWLSGSPDLEPRYALPADALAGEADVQREATLYVVVNAAGLAALTLLAVWFLAGVHRRRPWDAAILAVSPALALTGLVNWDLLAVALVAGAAWAWARDRPVLTGVLIGLGAATKLYPLLLLGAVLVICLRERRLPVFARVLGAAVAAWLLANLPAMLTGWEQWLHFWRFNSERGADLGSLWLVLDQAAGTTTSPSTINLVSWLFLAAWCAGVLVLGLRAPVTPRFAQLAFLVVLGFLLVNKVYSPQYVLWLLPLAALARPRWRDQLVWLSGEVLYFAAVWWYLGGYLAPAGGGEAGFYWIAILLRVAAQLYLAGIVVRDVMHPAHDPVWEERQLTRTRSKPVAV from the coding sequence GTGGGGGCCCTCAGCGAGGGCGTGGGGGGACCGGTCGGGGAGCACGCCGGCCGCCACCCGTGGTGGACCCCGGTCCGGGTGCTGCTCGTCCTCACCGCCGTCTGCTTCGCGCTCGGCATGGTCCAGAAGACCAGCTGCTACCAGGACGCGTGGCAGGACGGGGAGCAGCGCTACGCCCACATGTGCTACTCCGACATCCCCTACCTCTACACCGGCCGGGGGCTCGCGGAGCTGAGCTGGCCCTACACCGGCGACGAGCAGGTGCGGGCGCGCTACGAGGTGATGGAGTACCCCGCCGGGATCACCTACTGGGCGTGGGGCACCGCCTGGGCCACCCACTGGCTCAGCGGCTCGCCCGACCTCGAGCCGCGCTACGCCCTCCCCGCGGACGCGCTGGCCGGTGAGGCCGACGTGCAGCGGGAGGCGACGCTGTACGTCGTCGTCAACGCGGCCGGGCTGGCGGCGCTGACGCTGCTGGCCGTCTGGTTCCTCGCCGGCGTGCACCGGCGACGACCCTGGGACGCGGCGATCCTCGCGGTCTCGCCCGCCCTGGCCCTGACCGGACTCGTCAACTGGGACCTGCTGGCGGTGGCGCTCGTCGCGGGCGCGGCCTGGGCGTGGGCGCGCGACCGGCCGGTGCTGACCGGTGTCCTGATCGGCCTCGGCGCGGCGACCAAGCTCTATCCGCTGCTCCTGCTCGGGGCGGTGCTGGTGATCTGCCTGCGCGAGCGGCGGCTCCCGGTCTTCGCGCGCGTGCTCGGTGCGGCCGTGGCCGCGTGGCTGCTGGCGAACCTGCCGGCGATGCTGACGGGGTGGGAGCAGTGGCTCCACTTCTGGCGCTTCAACTCAGAGCGGGGTGCCGACCTCGGCTCGCTGTGGCTGGTGCTCGACCAGGCGGCCGGGACGACGACCTCGCCCTCGACCATCAACCTGGTGTCGTGGCTGTTCCTCGCGGCGTGGTGTGCGGGAGTGCTGGTGCTCGGCCTGCGCGCACCGGTCACCCCCCGCTTCGCGCAGCTCGCGTTCCTGGTGGTCCTGGGCTTCCTGCTGGTCAACAAGGTCTACTCACCGCAGTACGTGCTGTGGCTGCTGCCCCTCGCCGCCCTGGCCCGGCCCCGCTGGCGCGACCAGCTGGTGTGGCTGTCGGGCGAGGTCCTCTACTTCGCAGCGGTCTGGTGGTACCTCGGCGGCTACCTCGCACCCGCCGGCGGCGGCGAGGCCGGCTTCTACTGGATCGCGATCCTGCTGCGCGTGGCCGCCCAGCTCTACCTCGCCGGGATCGTCGTGCGCGACGTGATGCACCCCGCCCACGACCCGGTGTGGGAGGAGCGTCAGCTGACGAGGACGCGGTCGAAACCGGTCGCGGTGTAG
- a CDS encoding lipid II:glycine glycyltransferase FemX, whose protein sequence is MTASDLTVRTLTPAEHLDFVRRQASVSFLQTPAWAKAKPEWRAESLGWVRGGEVVGAALVLYRQLPKVKRYLAYLPEGPVIDWDTDDLAGWLAPMAAHLKQQGAFGVRMGPPVITRRWSAAQVKEGIADPEVHRLDQVAPLERSEAGARVVAQLQELGWRPQAVDGGFAAGQPQHNFWIPLAGRTEDDVLKGMNQQWRRNIKKATKVGVEVSAGTDADLKAFHDLYVHTAERDGFTPRPLAYFQAMYDALAAEEPDRIRVWFARHEGDLVASTIAIRVGTHAWYSYGASSTEKRDVRGSNAVQWAMIRDALAAGADVYDLRGITDTLDSDDPHVGLIQFKVGTGGEAVEYAGEWDLPLNGLLYKAFDTYMRRR, encoded by the coding sequence GTGACTGCCAGCGACCTCACCGTCCGGACCCTCACGCCTGCCGAGCACCTCGACTTCGTGCGGCGCCAGGCGTCGGTGAGCTTCCTGCAGACCCCCGCCTGGGCCAAGGCCAAGCCCGAGTGGCGGGCCGAGTCGCTGGGCTGGGTGCGGGGCGGCGAGGTGGTCGGTGCCGCGCTGGTCCTCTACCGCCAGCTGCCGAAGGTCAAGCGCTACCTCGCCTACCTCCCCGAGGGTCCCGTCATCGACTGGGACACCGACGACCTCGCCGGCTGGCTGGCGCCGATGGCCGCCCACCTCAAGCAGCAGGGCGCCTTCGGCGTCCGGATGGGCCCGCCGGTCATCACCCGGCGCTGGAGCGCGGCCCAGGTCAAGGAGGGCATCGCCGACCCGGAGGTCCACCGGCTCGACCAGGTCGCCCCGCTGGAGCGCAGCGAGGCCGGCGCCCGGGTCGTCGCCCAGCTGCAGGAGCTCGGCTGGCGCCCGCAGGCGGTCGACGGAGGCTTCGCAGCCGGTCAGCCGCAGCACAACTTCTGGATCCCGCTCGCAGGTCGCACCGAGGACGACGTCCTCAAGGGCATGAACCAGCAGTGGCGCCGCAACATCAAGAAGGCCACCAAGGTTGGGGTGGAGGTCTCGGCCGGGACCGACGCCGACCTCAAGGCCTTCCACGACCTCTACGTCCACACCGCCGAGCGCGACGGCTTCACGCCGCGGCCGCTGGCGTACTTCCAGGCGATGTACGACGCGCTGGCCGCCGAGGAGCCCGACCGTATCCGGGTCTGGTTCGCGCGTCACGAGGGTGACCTGGTCGCCTCGACGATCGCGATCCGGGTCGGCACCCACGCGTGGTACTCCTACGGTGCCTCCTCCACCGAGAAGCGCGACGTGCGCGGCTCCAACGCCGTGCAGTGGGCGATGATCCGCGACGCGCTCGCCGCGGGTGCCGACGTCTACGACCTGCGCGGCATCACCGACACCCTCGACAGCGACGACCCCCACGTCGGGCTGATCCAGTTCAAGGTCGGCACCGGCGGCGAGGCGGTCGAGTACGCCGGCGAGTGGGACCTCCCGCTCAACGGCCTGCTCTACAAGGCGTTCGACACCTACATGAGGCGTCGCTGA